GTAGGTGTAGGTGCCGTTTTGCACCTCATAGGTCTCCGCGACATCACCCTGCGGATTGTGCCCGCGGACGATCAGACTCTGGAGCGTGCCGTCCGGAGCAAAGCGGTTCTGCTCGTCCATCTCGGAGACAAAACCGCGGAGGTTAAAACTGAATCGGGACCAATGAGTGCCGTCCTTCGTGGTCCAGATCGCCGTCTGGCCGTGTCGTGACACACCATTGCTCGAGGTCAGCGTCCATATCTTCGCGTCCGCAGGCGGTTTGGCAAGCTGGTCGTCCGGCGTTTGCGCCATCGCTGATGTGACGACGAACAAGGCGGCAATGAATGCGGCTGTGCGGATCATGGATTTCCCCCGAATTGCGCCCAAACAGACTTGAGAGATAGTCACGCTTATCGCTTTTTGTAGAGGCGCGCCAATGCTGCACTGCCGAAATCACGCAAATGTGGGACCTCGGCGGTGCTGATCGGCACGCCATTACAGCTACACGTCTTCAATACATGAGCGTGACCGTGATCGAATCGCCGTAAGAGCCGGCAGCAATGTATTGCCCTGCCGGAATACGGCCGTAAGTCGCGTAGGTGACCGTACCCAGCGAAAGCAACGCGCTGAAGCTCTGGGTGACCGTTCCGCCCGTCCCATCTCCCCAAATGGCGGAATATCCCGAGGTCGTGTAGATATTGTAGCTGAGCTGGCTGGCCCCCATTGCCATGTGGCGCGGCGAGAAGGTCCCGCCCACCCCCGCCGACAACGCGATTTCGAATGAAGGAAGAAGACCAATCCCGAGGGGGCATTGGATTCTCAAATTTCCGTTGGCCTCGCCAGGGAAGCTGTCGCTTGCACTGTAGGCCGCAAAATGGATGTCGGTCGCCGTCAACGTCGGCGCGCCGCCGGCAAGCGTACAGCCGGACGCCAACGCCGGCCCGGCGCAAGATGCGCAAAGCACCATCGTCGCTCCGACGACGAGGCTACGATGCACCGGATACCACCGGTCGGCACAGCGCGGGTCCCAGTTTGGGAAAGTGCCCGTCTGTCACTGGGGGCGGAGCAATCACAAATTCGCAGACTCCTTCGGGCAACGAGAGCGTGACCGTTGAGCGTGCGGTCAAATCGTCTATATAGATTTGGCCCTTGTGGCCGACAACGAGCTTCATCCCGCCGTCGCCAAGCGTCGCCAGACTTCCCACAGGCGGAAACAGTCCATCTTCAAGACGCACGGAAACGAGCAACGGATGCCGCTTGCGCGGCGCAAGGTCCACGACGACCGCGCCGCCACGGCTCGGTTTTGCGACACGCTCGTCCGTTTCGACAACCGTTGAGATCGGGTAGTCGTCAGGGTTCACGCCGATGTGGTTCGCGATGAAGGGAGTGAGTCCCGGCACCAAAGCATCGCCCGATTCATCGGACACGGCCACAGGTCGATGCTCGAGGTAGACTTGAATATTGGGCAAGCCCGTTTTCACCAGCGCGACAGCGCCATCACTCTGGCGTGCCACCAGGATATGTTTGTCCACAACGACAACTGTGCCGTTCAACCCGGCGCGCATTCCGGTGGCGGAGCCGGAGCTCGACAGGTCGAGGTCGCCCGACGCGTGCTCTCCGAACCAATCGGTCTGCGCATCAAAGCCTGCGCCGTAACCCGCGTGCCCGCTCAGCCGATAGCCGAAGCCGCCGTCAGGATCGGCATCGCGAGCGTAAGACATTGAGGCGGTGTCAGCGCTGCCGGAACTCGAAGAAGCTGACACGGAAGTCCTTGGCCCCAGCAACACACTGAATGTCGTGGAGGCGTACCAGCGATTTG
The DNA window shown above is from Pirellulales bacterium and carries:
- a CDS encoding spore coat U domain-containing protein, producing MVLCASCAGPALASGCTLAGGAPTLTATDIHFAAYSASDSFPGEANGNLRIQCPLGIGLLPSFEIALSAGVGGTFSPRHMAMGASQLSYNIYTTSGYSAIWGDGTGGTVTQSFSALLSLGTVTYATYGRIPAGQYIAAGSYGDSITVTLMY